The genome window CCGGAGAAGAGAAGGACGTTGAATGGACATACGCGTTCGCCTGATCCATGCGATCCACATCGTGCTGCTGCTTCTGCTCATGGCGGTACCGGTACACGCGCTATCACCTCAGGGCAGGAATCAGGTTCTCATCATCCATTCCTATCATTCAGGTCTCACCTGGACCGATGCCGTCACGAGCGGTATCCGGGATGCCTTGTCCCGGAGCGACTCCGATATCCAGATAAGCGCCGAGTACCTGGATGCCCGGCGTTATCCGAAGTCTGAACTCTCCCGGAGAATTCGGGAACTGCTTCTCGCGAAACTGGAGGGGACGATTCCGGACCTGGTAATTGCATCGGACAACAACGCCCTCGACCTCGTTCTGGAACAGCGAGACCGTCTCTTTCCGGGCATACCCGTGGTCTTTTGCGGCATCAACGATTTCAACCCGTCGATGGTCTCGAAACATCGGGGGATCACCGGCGTCGCCGAGGATCTCTCGGTCATCGAGACGGTGAAGCTTGTGCTCCACCTGCATCCCGAGACCAGGGAGATCGTTGTTATCGGGCGGACTTCTGTGGCGGCGGACAAGCATAACCGGGATAGCTTCGTCGCCGCGATGCCCGGAATACCCTCCCATCTGAAGGTCTCTTTCTGGGATGACGTGCCGGGCCCCGAACTGAGGACACGATTGGAGAGGCTTCAGAGCGGCTCCGTCGTTTTCATCAACGGGCTGATAACGGACCCGACAGGCCGTCAGATGATGTATGGAGAGACCACGAAATGGGTCTCCCGGTACAGCGGCGTTCCAGCCTATTCACTCTGGGACGTCTATCTTGGACATGGTATTGTGGGAGGCAAGCTCGTGAGCGGTTACCGGCAGGGGCAGGTGGCCGGGCAACTGGCGCTGCGGGTCCTCGGTGGTGAGAGTGCCGACCGTATTCCCGTTGTCGGGGGCCTCGATGCCAACCGCTACATGTTCGATCACCGTGAGCTTGAGCGGTTCGACATTCCTTTGTCGAGACTCCCGCGGGACAGCGTCGTCGTCAATCGCCCCGATTCGTTCTACGACAGGTACAAGGGCCTTGTCTGGGCAACCGTCTCCGTCGTGTCGGCGCTGGGTTTCCTGGTCGTCCTTCTCAGTATTGCCATCGTCCGTCAGCACAGGACCGAGCGGGCGCTGAAACTGAGCGAGGAGTTCCTCTCTTCGATCATAGAGAACATACCGAACATGATCTTCATCAAAGATGCCCGGGACCTGAGATTTGTCCGATTCAACAAGGCCGGCGAGAAGTTGCTGGGATACCGGAGGGAAGATCTCATCGGTAAGACCGACCATGATATCTTCCCCGGGGAGCAGGCGGACTTCTTTACAGGAAAGGACAGGGAAATGCTGGAAAGCGGCCGGATGTTCGACATACCCGAGGAGGCCATAGACACGAGCACGGGAAGACGGATACTCCACACGCAGAAGATACCGATCATGGGCAGGGATGGGAAACCGGTTTATCTCCTCGGGATATCGGAGGACATCACGGAGCTCAAACGGGCGGAGGAGGAGCGGGAGAAGCTCCGGGAGCAGCTCGGTCAGGCCCAGAAGCTGGAATCCGTAGGCCGCCTGGCGGGTGGTGTGGCACACGACTTCAACAACATGCTGACCGCGATCCTCGGCCATGCCGAACTGGCAATGAGGATGTGTGTTCCATCTGAGCCGATCCATGGCAGCCTCAACGTCATCAAGGAATCTGCCCTCCGCTCCGCCGATCTCGTCAGGCAGCTGTTGGCCTTCGCGCGCAAACAGACCGTGGCGCCCAGGGTCATCTGCGTGAACGATACCGTGGCGAGCATGCTCAACATGCTGCAGCGGTTGATGGGCGAGAACATCGAAGTTGCCTGGGTGCCCGC of Syntrophorhabdus sp. contains these proteins:
- a CDS encoding PAS domain S-box protein; the encoded protein is MDIRVRLIHAIHIVLLLLLMAVPVHALSPQGRNQVLIIHSYHSGLTWTDAVTSGIRDALSRSDSDIQISAEYLDARRYPKSELSRRIRELLLAKLEGTIPDLVIASDNNALDLVLEQRDRLFPGIPVVFCGINDFNPSMVSKHRGITGVAEDLSVIETVKLVLHLHPETREIVVIGRTSVAADKHNRDSFVAAMPGIPSHLKVSFWDDVPGPELRTRLERLQSGSVVFINGLITDPTGRQMMYGETTKWVSRYSGVPAYSLWDVYLGHGIVGGKLVSGYRQGQVAGQLALRVLGGESADRIPVVGGLDANRYMFDHRELERFDIPLSRLPRDSVVVNRPDSFYDRYKGLVWATVSVVSALGFLVVLLSIAIVRQHRTERALKLSEEFLSSIIENIPNMIFIKDARDLRFVRFNKAGEKLLGYRREDLIGKTDHDIFPGEQADFFTGKDREMLESGRMFDIPEEAIDTSTGRRILHTQKIPIMGRDGKPVYLLGISEDITELKRAEEEREKLREQLGQAQKLESVGRLAGGVAHDFNNMLTAILGHAELAMRMCVPSEPIHGSLNVIKESALRSADLVRQLLAFARKQTVAPRVICVNDTVASMLNMLQRLMGENIEVAWVPATDLWPVRIDPSQLDQLLANLCVNARDAIPGVGRITIETGTAVFDETHCALDPGFVPGEYVMLAVSDDGDGMDRNILDHIFEPFFTTKEPGKGTGLGLATVYGIVKQNGGFINVYSERGKGSTFRIYLPRFAGQAIEPAAENRVEVPKGRGETILLVEDEPTILSVGREMLESLGYKVLAAGTPGEALDQVRTYTGEIHLVLTDVVMPEMNGRELAELLRGVRPGLGCLFASGYTADIIARQGELDEGVVFIQKPFSIQDLAAKVREALERE